Below is a genomic region from Deinococcus koreensis.
ATTGGTCGCCGGGCACCCCGCGCAGCACGAAGTACTCGCTGCCCACCAGCTCGCCCAGCCCGCCAGTTTCGCCGACCGGGTGATACTCGCCCTGCTGCTGTGGGTCGGTCACGCGCACGGACTCTTCGGTGTGCAGCTTCCGGCCGGCACTGACGGGGCGGTTCCAGTCGAAGACCCGGTAGGTGGTGTCGCTGGCCTGCTGCACCTCGTAGAGCAGCAGGCCCGGCCCCAGCGCGTGCAGGGTGCCGGCTGGAATGAACACCGTGTCGCCGGCCTCCACCGCCCGGCGCTGGGCCAAGGTCAGGATCTCACCGCCCCGGATGGCGTCGGCCAGCGCCTGGGCCGAGGTGCCGGGGGTCACGCCGGCCAGCAGCTCGGCGCCCTCCTGGGCCCGCAGGATGTGCCAGGCCTCGGTCTTGCCGCGCTCCGCCGGCCCCACCATCTCGCGTGCCTGGGCGTCGTTCGGGTGAACCTGCACGCTCAGCCAGTCGTGGCAGTCGAGCAGCTTGATCAGCAGCGGGAAGCCCTGGGCGGCGTCCAGGCCGCTCCCCAGCAGCTCGCCGGGATGGGCCGTCATCAGGGCGTCCACCGTCTGTCCGGCCAGTGGCCCCCCCTGCACCACGCTCTGCCCGTCTGCGATCCAGGCCTCCCCGACCGGCGTGCCGTCGGCGGCCGGTGGCGCGAGCTGTTCGCCTCCCCACACCCGGGGGTAGTAGCGGGGTTCGAGGCGCAGGAAGGCGGGCAGCGGGGCAGCGGCGGGGGAAGCAGCGTCGGTCATGGGGTCAGGGTAGTGCAGGGGGGCGGCGCGTGGCCTGGGATTTCACCCATGTCCGGACAGCAGAGCCCAGCCGGCAGTCGTCCCGCCGGCCTTCCTCTCCTGGCCTCCCTTTACTGGCTGCGGAGGCCGTGCTTGAGCACCTGCGCGAGCTGCCGCGTGGCGCCGGACTGGTAGTCCTCCAGTTCGGCCAGGGCGTTGCGGATCTGGGCGCGGTAGCCTTCGGCGCTGCGGCCATCGGTTCCCTCCAGGGTCTGCACGGCGGCCTGCACGGTGAAGTGGGCTTCGGGCAGTCGGGCGAGGTTGGCGCCCGCGCCCGCGTGCCGCGCCGCCAGCAGGGCGCCCAGCAGGCCCACTTCCTCGCTGCGGCTCATCAGCTCACGCTGGAAGGTGCGATCCTTGATCCCGGTGATCACGTCCCACGCGGCGTCGGAGAGCGCGGCCTGGGGCGAGGCGGGGCGGGCGACTTCCACGAACAGCGTCTCGCCCGAGCGCCAGACGCGGCTGAAGGTGCCGCCCCGGCCGCTCAGCCAGTGGGTCTCGAAGTCGCGGGCGTCCTCGATCAGCGCTTTCAGGTGCGTGAAGGGCACGTCGGCCGGAACCCGGTGGCCGTCGGGCAGGGCGCCCCACAGGCTCAGGCCGCGTTCGTCCAGGGCCTGCATGGGCGCGTAGGCGGCGGCGATCGCGGCCGAGCCCTCGCTGACATGCGCGGTGAGCTGCCCGTCGGTGAGCAGGGCGATATCGGGCTGCTCGCCGCGCACGGTCAGTTCGGCGGCGTGCCGCAGGTGGTGCAGCCCCAGGCCCCAGCGCCGCTGCGCCTGCACGAAGGCCTCGGTCAGGGCGGCGTTCAGCGTCTGGGTGTCGGCGCCGCTCTCGGCGAGCGCACGGATCTGGCTGTCCACGGCCGCGGTCGCCATCAGGGCGTCGAAGGCGTCCAGGTGGGCGTGGGGCGAAGGGGGGGCGGGCTGGGTGCCCGCGGCGTCTTTCGTTTTTACTCGTGCCATGTCCCTCATATTCTGCCCTGAACAGAGCCGGAAGTGTGTGCCGAAGGTGCCGGATGCGGCGCGCCTCCGCCGCTCAGGCGTCGGTCATGGCGTTGGGCCAGTGGGTCAGGCGGGTCTGGCGCAGGTAGGTGATGAAGGCCTCGATCTGCTGCACGAACTGCTGGAAATCGTGCGCCTTGACGAGGTAGGAGCTGGCGTGCAGGGTGTAGGCCTGCGCCACGTCGCGCGGGTTGCTGGAGGTCGAGAGCATCACGACCGGGATATCCACCAGGGCCGGGTCGCTCTTCATGGCCGCCAGCACCTCGAAGCCCGAGAGACCGGGCATGTTGATGTCCAGCACCACCACGTCCGGGCGGGAATTGCGGCTGTCGCGCAGGAATTCCAGCGCGGCGGGGCCGCTGAGGCTGGTGCTGACTTCCACGACATCGGCGTGCGACTCCAGAATTTCATTGGTCAGCATGAGGTCGGCCATGTTGTCATCGACAAAGTGAACGTGCAGGGGTCGCAAATGGCCTCCGGATGGGCTGGGTGGGATACTCCAGTTTAACAGTCAGATGAGGGCGAACCGTCGCGTGGGGGCCAGGGAGCCGTGGCCGGGTGTCCAGTCCCGTGCATCCGTCCCGGCGCCCCGCCCGTCAGCGCCAGACCGGTCGGCGCCCTGCCCCCCAGCATAGCCAAACCTGGCGGCGTGGGGGCGGGCCGCTACAGTGGGGGCTGTGCATGAACTGGAGTGGGCGCCCATCACGCTGGAGGTGGGGCTGCGCTGGCTCGACCTGACCGGCATCGTGGCCTTCGCGCTCTCGGGGGCGTTGCTGGCGGTTCGGAAACGCTTCGACCTGTTCGGGGTGCTGGTGCTGGGCTGCGTCACGGCGGTGGGCGGCGGGGCCATCCGCGACACCCTGACCGGCCAGACCCCGCCCCTCTTCCTGCGCGACGAGACCTACCTGTGGGCCGCCCTGCTGGGCGCCGCGCTGGCCTTCGCCTTCGGCGAGCGGCTGGCCCGCTTCGAGCGCACCCTGAGCATCTTCGACACGGTGGGGCTCTCGCTGTTCGCGGCCTCGGGGGCGCTGGGGGCCATCAACTTCGGGCTGGGGCCGCTGGGCGTGATCTTCGCGGGGATGCTCAGCGGGGTGGGCGGCGGCATCATCCGCGACCTGATCGCCAACGAGGTGCCGGAGGTGATGTACCGCCGCGACCAGCTGTACGCCACGGCCGCCGCCGCCGGGGCCTTCACGGTCTGGGCGCTGCACCCGCACGTCACGCCCTTCCAGGCGCAGTTCGCGGGCTCGGCGGTGGTCACCCTGCTGCGCTGGCTCTCGCGGCGCGGCTGGGCCCGGCTGCCGGTGCGGCGGTTGCCGAACGGCCAGGGGTGAGGGCAGGGACGAACGGCCGCGAAGCGTCCGGCGTATTCACGTCGGGTCACCGCGTCACGGACTCTGGGGGCAGATGGGCCACACGCCCCAGCCAGTGCAGCACGCGGCGTTCCGTTGGGGCAGGACCGGCGCTCACCTCGATATAGGCGGTGGCGGTGTTGTTCAGGCGGAAGGTCGGCGCCTCGCCGTCCAGCTCTGGCAGGCCCAGCAGGTCAGCGATCAGGTGCTGGGCGAAGTCATGGTGGGTGATCAGTGCGATCACGTCGGCCCCCCCGGTCGCCCGCAGCCGCGCCGTGACGCGGGCCGCCCGCCGGGCAAAGCCGGTGCTGTCCCAGGGTTCGCAGCCGCCGTCCCAGCCCTGGCCCTGAATCTCTGCCGGCCACAGGAGGGTTGGGCAGTCCAGCAGCAGCGAGTCGTGGTCGCGTCCGGCGACCGGCGTGAACCCTCCCGCCGGGCCAGTGCTCAGGCCGCCGCACTCGTAGGCGTCCGTCAGGCCCTGCACGTCCAGCCCGAGCGCGTGGGCCAGCGGCGCGGCCGTCTGCACGGCGCGGGTGGTGAGGCTGGAATACAGGTGCGTGATCCGGCGGCAGAGGTCATCCGTGGGCGACCAGTCCGCCAGTCGCCGCGCCTGCTCACACCCCAGAGCGGTCAGGGGCGGATCGGCCTGCCTTGCCTCCAGAGAGTCCGGTCGCCCTTCCAGGGCATTGTTCACCGACTGGGCGTGGCGGATCAGCAGCACGTTCACCCCGGCACGCTACCACCCTGTTCCCCGTGATCCCGACAGCGGTGAACAGCCAGCCCGCATACCATCCCCATGCCCCCTCTCCGCTACAAAGGGGCCATGATCCACGACACGCGCATCCAGCTCCTGCGCCCCGGCGAGCCCGTCAGGAAGGGCTTCGTCCTGCTGTGGGCGCAGACCAGCGTCCGCACGCGCGACAACCACGCCCTGGAATACGCGGTGCGGGAGGCCAACCGCCTGGGCCTGCCTCTGGTGGCCGTGTTCGGCCTGACCCCCAGCTATCCCGAGGCGAACGCCCGCCACTACCAGTTCCTGCTGGAGGGCCTGCGCGACCTGAAGGCGAACCTCGCGGCGCGCGGGATTCCGCTGCGCGTGGGCCTGGGCTCGCCGCCGGAGGTCGTGCTGAGTACGGCCGGCGAGGGAGCCGCGCTGGTGGTGACCGATGTCGGCTACATGCGGATTCACCGCGAGTGGCGCGAGTGGCTGCGGGCGCGGCTGGAGGTGCCCTTCGTACAGGTCGAGTCCGAGCCCGTGATTCCCGTCCACGTGGTCAGCCGCAAGCAGGAATACGCCGCCCGCACCATCCGCCCCAAGATCCACCGCCTGCTGAGCGACTACCTCGTGCCGCTGGAGGCCCACGACCTGAGGCGGCAGACCCGCGACTGGGAGGGCGGACTGGACGTGAGCGACCCGGCCGGCGTGGCGCGCGGCCTGCCGCTGGATCAGTCCGTGCCGCCGGGCGAGGAGGAGGGAGGCGAGAACGCGGCGCTGGAGATGCTGGAGGACTTCATCACCCGCAAGCTCGACGCCTACGACCGGCGGCGCAACGACCCCAACGTGGACGGCAGCAGCCGCCTGAGCGCCTACCTGCACTACGGGCACCTCTCGCCGCTGAGCGCCGCCCTGGCGGCCCGCGAGCACGCCGGGCCGGGCGTGGACTCCTTTCTGGAGGAGCTGATCGTGCGCCGCGAACTGAGCTTCAACCTCACGACCTTCAACCCCGCCTACGACCGCTACGACGGGATGCCTGCCTGGGCGAAAGCCACCCTGCAGGAGCACGCCGCGGACCGGCGCGAGTCCCTGTACAGCCGTGAGGAGTTCGACGCCGCCCAGACCCACGACCCCTACTGGAACGCCGCCCAGCGCCAGATGACCCGCACCGGCCGGATGCACAACTACATGCGGATGTACTGGGGCAAGAAGATCCTGGAATGGTCGCCGACGCCCGGCGTGGCCTACGACACGATGGTCTGGCTGAACAACCGCTACGAGCAGGACGGCCGCAACCCGAACTCCTACGCCGGCATGGGCTGGGTGTTCGGCCTGCACGACCGCCCCTGGCAGACCCGCCCGATCTTCGGCATGGTGCGCTCCATGACCGCCGGCGGCCTGAGGCGCAAATTCGACGCCGACGCCTACGCCCGCAAATGGGCCGGGGAGGAGCCGGCACCCAGCTGAATCGAAGCCGCGCGGACGGGTACGGCTGCGGCAGAGAGCGAGCGAGAGAAAACGTCGAACCGGAGCGGTGGACAGCCAGTCCGATGGATTCACCGCTGGGGCTTGGAATCGGTTGAGGTCGATATGAGGGGTGGAAGGCGGCAGACTGCGTTCCATGCCCCCGCTGCCCGCTGCCCCCTCCGCCCCAGGGTCGGGATGACCCTCCCGTCGCCCACCCGGCACGTCACCTCCAGCGGAGCGCGGGTCTATACCCTGCCGCTGCTCGCCTTCCCGCACCTGCCGGCCAACGCCTTCCTGATCGTGGTAGGCGACCCGGCGAGGCCGGCCTACACGGCCCTGGTCGATGTCGGCGGCAGCCATGAGGGCAGCACCCAGGGCCTGCTGGCCGCCCTGGACGGGGTGCGAACCGGGTACGGCGAGGCGTGGTCGTGGGACGGCCTCGCGCGCGTCGTGATCACGCACCCGCACACGGATCACGTGGCGGGGCTGCCCTTCGTGCGCGGCCTGAGCGCCGCGCCGGTCGCCGCGCACGCGCGGGCCGTGCCGACCATTGAGCGCCCCGAGGAGCGCCGGGAGGCCGGGCTGGCCGCTATCGAGGCCCACCTGACCTGGGCCGGTATCCATACTGAGTACGCCGAACGGATGCGCCGCCGCGCCGGGAACCTGATGCTGCCCAGCGGAGTCGAGGTCGCCACGCCCGTGCAGGATGGAGACCTGCTGGACGGTCTCTTCACGGTCGTCTACACGCCCGGCCACGAGGGTTCGCAGATCTGCCTGCGCCTGGATGACCTGCTGCTCAGCGCCGACCACCTGCTGCCGCGTAACTCCCCGCCGCTGATGCCGGAGCGGATGCAGCCCGGCGCGGGGCTGGCGAACTACCTGGCCTCGCTGCGGAAGGTCGAGGCCCTGGAGGGCGTGAGCCTCGCCCTGGGCGGCCACGACGGCCCGATGCCGGACTGGCGCGGCCGGGTTCGGCAGCTCCGGGAGCGCTACGAGGGCAAGCTGCGCGGCGTGCTGGACGCAGCAGGCACGCCCATGACCGTCCACGACCTGACCCACGCGGTCAACCCGCGCCTGAAGGCCGTGCAGGCGCTGCTGCTGCTCGACCAGACCGGCGCCCTGGTGGAGGAGCTGGCGGCGCGGGGTGAGCTGCTGGAGACCCGCCGGGCCGATGGCGCGGCGCTGTTCCGGCGGGCCTGAGGGTGGCCTGCCCTACACTGACCCCATGACCCAGCCCTCTCTCAATGCCCAGGAGCAGATGGTGGCTCTCCGGGCCGCCTACCCGACCCCCGAGTTCGTGGCCGAGCGCTTGGGTCAGGAACTCGGCGA
It encodes:
- a CDS encoding type I phosphomannose isomerase catalytic subunit encodes the protein MTDAASPAAAPLPAFLRLEPRYYPRVWGGEQLAPPAADGTPVGEAWIADGQSVVQGGPLAGQTVDALMTAHPGELLGSGLDAAQGFPLLIKLLDCHDWLSVQVHPNDAQAREMVGPAERGKTEAWHILRAQEGAELLAGVTPGTSAQALADAIRGGEILTLAQRRAVEAGDTVFIPAGTLHALGPGLLLYEVQQASDTTYRVFDWNRPVSAGRKLHTEESVRVTDPQQQGEYHPVGETGGLGELVGSEYFVLRGVPGDQSQDSAGRVQLVTTVEGSLTLEAGLQSLELPLYATALVPAATGPYRLLGEGRALVATPGEG
- a CDS encoding DNA repair protein gives rise to the protein MARVKTKDAAGTQPAPPSPHAHLDAFDALMATAAVDSQIRALAESGADTQTLNAALTEAFVQAQRRWGLGLHHLRHAAELTVRGEQPDIALLTDGQLTAHVSEGSAAIAAAYAPMQALDERGLSLWGALPDGHRVPADVPFTHLKALIEDARDFETHWLSGRGGTFSRVWRSGETLFVEVARPASPQAALSDAAWDVITGIKDRTFQRELMSRSEEVGLLGALLAARHAGAGANLARLPEAHFTVQAAVQTLEGTDGRSAEGYRAQIRNALAELEDYQSGATRQLAQVLKHGLRSQ
- a CDS encoding response regulator; this translates as MRPLHVHFVDDNMADLMLTNEILESHADVVEVSTSLSGPAALEFLRDSRNSRPDVVVLDINMPGLSGFEVLAAMKSDPALVDIPVVMLSTSSNPRDVAQAYTLHASSYLVKAHDFQQFVQQIEAFITYLRQTRLTHWPNAMTDA
- a CDS encoding trimeric intracellular cation channel family protein — protein: MHELEWAPITLEVGLRWLDLTGIVAFALSGALLAVRKRFDLFGVLVLGCVTAVGGGAIRDTLTGQTPPLFLRDETYLWAALLGAALAFAFGERLARFERTLSIFDTVGLSLFAASGALGAINFGLGPLGVIFAGMLSGVGGGIIRDLIANEVPEVMYRRDQLYATAAAAGAFTVWALHPHVTPFQAQFAGSAVVTLLRWLSRRGWARLPVRRLPNGQG
- a CDS encoding histidine phosphatase family protein, with translation MNVLLIRHAQSVNNALEGRPDSLEARQADPPLTALGCEQARRLADWSPTDDLCRRITHLYSSLTTRAVQTAAPLAHALGLDVQGLTDAYECGGLSTGPAGGFTPVAGRDHDSLLLDCPTLLWPAEIQGQGWDGGCEPWDSTGFARRAARVTARLRATGGADVIALITHHDFAQHLIADLLGLPELDGEAPTFRLNNTATAYIEVSAGPAPTERRVLHWLGRVAHLPPESVTR
- a CDS encoding deoxyribodipyrimidine photo-lyase; its protein translation is MPPLRYKGAMIHDTRIQLLRPGEPVRKGFVLLWAQTSVRTRDNHALEYAVREANRLGLPLVAVFGLTPSYPEANARHYQFLLEGLRDLKANLAARGIPLRVGLGSPPEVVLSTAGEGAALVVTDVGYMRIHREWREWLRARLEVPFVQVESEPVIPVHVVSRKQEYAARTIRPKIHRLLSDYLVPLEAHDLRRQTRDWEGGLDVSDPAGVARGLPLDQSVPPGEEEGGENAALEMLEDFITRKLDAYDRRRNDPNVDGSSRLSAYLHYGHLSPLSAALAAREHAGPGVDSFLEELIVRRELSFNLTTFNPAYDRYDGMPAWAKATLQEHAADRRESLYSREEFDAAQTHDPYWNAAQRQMTRTGRMHNYMRMYWGKKILEWSPTPGVAYDTMVWLNNRYEQDGRNPNSYAGMGWVFGLHDRPWQTRPIFGMVRSMTAGGLRRKFDADAYARKWAGEEPAPS
- a CDS encoding MBL fold metallo-hydrolase, with translation MTLPSPTRHVTSSGARVYTLPLLAFPHLPANAFLIVVGDPARPAYTALVDVGGSHEGSTQGLLAALDGVRTGYGEAWSWDGLARVVITHPHTDHVAGLPFVRGLSAAPVAAHARAVPTIERPEERREAGLAAIEAHLTWAGIHTEYAERMRRRAGNLMLPSGVEVATPVQDGDLLDGLFTVVYTPGHEGSQICLRLDDLLLSADHLLPRNSPPLMPERMQPGAGLANYLASLRKVEALEGVSLALGGHDGPMPDWRGRVRQLRERYEGKLRGVLDAAGTPMTVHDLTHAVNPRLKAVQALLLLDQTGALVEELAARGELLETRRADGAALFRRA